A region of Spiroplasma endosymbiont of Crioceris asparagi DNA encodes the following proteins:
- a CDS encoding M17 family metallopeptidase, which translates to MITKNSKEMKLSIKAIDKDFQNEFVAKDFGAVTFVSEDKTIYVCLNKEKQCKRALEKVIKNLVKGLKYDVNFEIESFLNFYNDKEQIFQLIVEWTFFANHKQISYKTGKSSESKTINFIFDKGYDDLFEKAQIKSELVNFARDLQDLPPNLGTTIDIAEKIVEKAKGISGVKVTVYNKKQIEEMKMGLLLGVNAGSHVEPRVVVCEYVGDKNAEKIAFVGKGITFDSGGYNLKPSNFLKDMKFDMSGAAICSSAVMALAKAKAKCNVISIAMLTDNRIGGKATLTESVLTSMNGTTVEIGNTDAEGRLVLADGICYAVRKANADKIVEASTLTGAIDIALGAWFTGTFSTNDSFHKEFELAAKKSGEPIWRMPVIEDHLEAMKNASPIADMNNSEPGRQAGSSTAAAFLNVFAEGKPYIHLDIASTADKNGRGNAPMLKTMFELANK; encoded by the coding sequence ATGATAACAAAAAATAGTAAAGAAATGAAATTAAGCATTAAAGCAATTGACAAAGATTTTCAAAATGAATTCGTTGCAAAAGATTTTGGTGCTGTTACTTTTGTTTCAGAAGACAAAACAATTTATGTTTGTCTTAATAAAGAAAAACAATGTAAAAGGGCTTTGGAAAAAGTTATTAAAAATTTAGTAAAAGGTTTAAAATATGATGTAAATTTTGAAATAGAATCATTTTTAAATTTTTATAATGATAAAGAACAAATTTTTCAATTAATAGTAGAATGAACATTTTTTGCAAATCACAAACAAATTTCTTATAAAACAGGAAAAAGTAGTGAATCCAAAACAATAAACTTTATTTTTGACAAAGGGTATGATGACTTATTTGAAAAAGCACAAATTAAATCAGAGTTAGTAAACTTTGCAAGAGATCTACAAGATTTACCACCGAACTTAGGAACAACAATTGATATTGCCGAAAAAATTGTTGAAAAAGCTAAAGGAATATCTGGTGTTAAAGTTACAGTTTATAATAAAAAACAAATTGAAGAAATGAAAATGGGATTATTATTAGGTGTTAATGCTGGTAGTCACGTAGAACCAAGAGTTGTTGTGTGTGAATATGTTGGTGACAAAAATGCCGAAAAAATTGCCTTTGTTGGTAAAGGAATAACTTTTGACTCTGGAGGATATAATTTAAAACCTTCAAACTTCTTAAAAGATATGAAATTTGATATGTCAGGAGCAGCAATTTGTTCATCAGCTGTGATGGCACTTGCAAAAGCAAAAGCAAAATGTAATGTTATTTCAATTGCAATGTTAACTGATAATAGAATTGGTGGTAAAGCAACTTTAACTGAATCTGTATTGACTTCAATGAATGGAACTACAGTTGAAATTGGAAATACTGATGCAGAAGGTAGATTAGTATTGGCAGATGGAATCTGCTATGCAGTTAGAAAAGCAAACGCAGACAAAATCGTAGAAGCTTCAACATTAACTGGTGCTATAGATATTGCATTAGGTGCATGATTTACTGGAACATTTTCAACAAATGATTCATTTCACAAAGAATTTGAATTAGCTGCTAAAAAATCTGGTGAACCAATTTGAAGAATGCCAGTAATCGAAGATCATTTAGAAGCAATGAAAAATGCATCTCCAATTGCAGATATGAATAATTCTGAGCCAGGAAGACAAGCTGGATCATCAACTGCTGCAGCATTTTTAAATGTGTTTGCAGAAGGAAAACCATATATTCATTTAGACATTGCTTCAACCGCTGATAAAAACGGAAGAGGGAATGCCCCAATGTTGAAAACAATGTTTGAATTGGCAAATAAATAA
- a CDS encoding type III pantothenate kinase, which produces MIALIDIGNTKIKIKTYENNTFKNSYDFLTDDILTEKDKFEIIDKIDLVLYSSVVSEVDNIIKKYFKVKCIEVKENKLKQTFFYENIKNIGSDIIANFYGSLNYKLKHWLIISLGTATTISVIKNNKLVDCVIQPGLLTSLEGLAIKVKGFKINTNLNNCNEITKNLIIGHKHMINGFIKDFNCNNIIMTGGYLKYFKNEFNFENVIKDELLTFKGIIKINEI; this is translated from the coding sequence ATGATTGCTTTAATTGATATTGGTAATACTAAAATTAAAATTAAAACTTATGAAAATAATACTTTTAAAAATAGTTATGATTTTTTAACAGATGACATTTTGACTGAAAAAGATAAATTTGAAATTATTGATAAAATAGATTTGGTTTTATATAGTTCAGTTGTTAGTGAAGTGGACAACATTATAAAAAAATATTTTAAAGTTAAGTGTATTGAAGTTAAAGAAAATAAATTAAAGCAAACATTTTTTTATGAAAATATCAAGAACATAGGTTCTGATATTATTGCAAATTTTTATGGCTCTCTTAATTACAAATTAAAACATTGATTAATTATTTCTTTAGGAACAGCAACAACAATTAGCGTGATAAAAAATAATAAATTGGTTGATTGTGTTATTCAACCTGGACTCTTAACTTCTCTTGAGGGTTTGGCGATAAAGGTTAAAGGGTTTAAAATTAATACAAATTTAAATAATTGTAACGAAATAACAAAAAATTTAATAATTGGTCATAAACATATGATCAATGGTTTTATAAAAGATTTTAATTGCAACAATATAATTATGACTGGTGGTTATTTAAAATATTTTAAAAATGAGTTTAATTTTGAAAATGTAATAAAAGATGAATTATTAACTTTTAAAGGAATAATAAAAATAAATGAAATTTAA
- a CDS encoding folate family ECF transporter S component yields MLFIYTNIIAGLLVIALLITAFAMEGFKFKVKTLHITMVSVICALSVILTNLLGYNVSIFSVNIHLSLGQWLMFLIGFYFGPILGVLSSIATDTIGDLINIGGGVYHAGFLLNIVLVGFTGALIKYMGIKHFLTLKIILLYSLIFCIQSLILNPIWIYSMGLTELVYVDLAIKLAKLPVSLFIYNSLLITTIKFFKSFLLTNEIDFWIYKPIKNKKNKWA; encoded by the coding sequence ATGCTATTTATTTATACAAATATAATTGCAGGATTGTTAGTAATTGCATTGTTAATTACTGCTTTTGCTATGGAAGGTTTTAAATTTAAAGTTAAAACATTACATATAACAATGGTAAGTGTTATATGCGCATTATCAGTAATTCTTACAAATCTTTTAGGTTATAATGTTTCAATTTTTAGTGTTAATATTCATCTATCATTAGGACAATGATTAATGTTTTTAATTGGATTTTACTTTGGTCCAATATTGGGAGTATTGTCTTCAATTGCAACAGACACAATAGGAGATTTAATTAACATTGGTGGAGGTGTTTATCATGCGGGATTTTTACTAAATATTGTTTTGGTAGGTTTCACAGGGGCACTTATAAAATATATGGGAATTAAGCATTTTTTAACTTTAAAAATTATATTATTGTATTCTTTAATATTTTGTATTCAATCACTTATATTAAATCCAATTTGAATTTATTCAATGGGTTTAACTGAATTAGTATATGTTGATTTAGCAATTAAGTTAGCAAAATTACCAGTATCTTTATTTATTTATAATTCACTACTAATAACCACAATTAAGTTTTTTAAAAGTTTTTTATTAACTAATGAAATTGATTTTTGAATCTACAAACCAATTAAAAATAAAAAAAATAAATGAGCTTAA
- a CDS encoding NCS2 family permease: protein MDHDPINFRFSKFKAVMKIEKYFQFDKLQTTFKKEIIGGVSTFLAMVYILTVNPALLGSAASINSKIAPMNIGATTISLKGVFLATTLSTFLATMIMGLFANVPVAVSTSMGLNVFFTYTLANSVSEHNEWLGYEGALIAVMISSFVFLIFSITPLRYYIIQALPKSLIIIMGVSIGLFIAYIGFADMGWFKMNGGLPNSDLSRLKTNYPMILIGMLTLGIMIFLNYKKVSGAVIIAIIIGFIISIIVANVVSKDSNIINQNTSALFNSKFDNIKDSFKHYSDMFVGFKDNMKNTFSEFGNSKIWKSPTMYVSIFIIFFLNFFDATGTLTAVTVQVNKTKNTELTIPQKALVVDSAATVIGSALCTSPMGAFIESNTGVQQGARSGFASLITGLLFLLAVVVGPIFQAIPQCVTSAACIFVGMMMISEIDSIEWKKPEFGISALFSIIFMLATYNIANGVAMSIMIYVFIMIVTGKIKEINKFMYLLCLIFLLYFIGLSTIQ from the coding sequence ATGGATCATGATCCAATAAATTTTAGATTTAGCAAATTCAAAGCTGTTATGAAAATTGAAAAATATTTTCAATTTGATAAATTACAAACCACTTTTAAGAAAGAAATTATTGGTGGAGTATCAACATTCTTAGCAATGGTTTACATCTTAACTGTTAACCCAGCATTATTAGGTAGTGCTGCATCAATCAACTCAAAAATTGCTCCCATGAATATTGGAGCAACAACAATAAGTTTAAAAGGAGTTTTCTTAGCAACAACACTTTCTACTTTCTTAGCAACTATGATTATGGGATTATTTGCAAACGTCCCAGTTGCTGTATCAACAAGCATGGGGTTAAATGTGTTTTTCACATATACTCTTGCTAATTCAGTAAGCGAGCATAATGAATGATTAGGTTATGAGGGTGCACTTATAGCTGTTATGATTTCATCTTTTGTATTTTTAATATTTTCTATAACGCCTCTGAGATATTATATTATTCAAGCTTTACCAAAATCATTAATAATAATAATGGGTGTTTCAATCGGATTATTTATTGCATATATTGGTTTTGCAGACATGGGTTGATTTAAAATGAATGGTGGTTTACCTAATTCAGATTTATCAAGACTAAAAACTAATTATCCAATGATCTTAATTGGAATGTTAACTTTAGGAATTATGATATTTTTAAATTACAAAAAAGTTTCAGGTGCAGTTATCATTGCAATCATAATTGGATTTATAATTTCTATTATTGTCGCAAATGTTGTTTCAAAAGATTCAAACATAATTAACCAAAATACTTCAGCATTATTTAATTCAAAATTTGATAATATCAAAGATTCATTCAAGCACTATTCTGATATGTTTGTTGGTTTTAAAGATAACATGAAAAATACGTTTTCAGAATTTGGTAATTCAAAAATATGAAAATCACCAACAATGTATGTTTCAATCTTTATTATCTTTTTCTTAAACTTTTTTGATGCGACTGGAACATTAACAGCTGTAACAGTGCAAGTAAATAAAACTAAAAACACAGAATTGACAATACCTCAAAAAGCTTTAGTTGTAGATTCAGCAGCAACAGTTATTGGTTCAGCATTATGTACTTCACCAATGGGAGCATTTATTGAATCAAACACAGGTGTTCAACAAGGCGCAAGAAGTGGATTTGCTTCTTTAATAACAGGATTATTATTCTTATTAGCAGTGGTGGTTGGTCCAATATTTCAAGCAATCCCACAATGTGTAACTAGTGCTGCATGTATATTTGTGGGAATGATGATGATAAGCGAAATTGATTCTATTGAGTGAAAAAAACCAGAGTTTGGAATTTCAGCATTATTTTCAATAATATTCATGCTAGCAACATATAATATTGCCAATGGTGTAGCCATGTCAATTATGATTTATGTATTTATAATGATCGTTACCGGAAAAATAAAAGAGATTAATAAATTTATGTATCTTTTATGTTTAATCTTCTTGCTTTACTTTATCGGACTTTCAACAATTCAATAA
- the tuf gene encoding elongation factor Tu — protein sequence MAKEQFDRSLPHVNIGTIGHVDHGKTTLTAAITKVLAAQGGAEFKDYANIDNAPEERERGITINTSHVEYKTKNRHYAHVDCPGHADYVKNMITGAAQMDGAILVVAATDGPMPQTREHILLSRQVGVPAIVVFLNKCDMVDDEELIDLVEMEVRELLTQYEFDGDSAPVIRGSALGALNGEQKWVDRVNELMAAVDEYIPTPTRDTDKTFLMPVEDVFTITGRGTVATGRVERGKIKVGDNIEIVGLVAEPKTVVVTGLEMFRKLLDFAEAGDNVGALLRGVERDDIERGQVIAKPGTIKPHTELEVQVYALTQEEGGRHKPFFNKYRPQFYFRTTDVTGEVKLKAGTDMVMPGDNVELTISLIKPIAVEQGTKFSIREGGRTIGAGTVIKIVK from the coding sequence ATGGCAAAAGAACAATTTGATCGTAGCTTACCCCATGTTAACATTGGAACAATTGGACACGTTGACCACGGGAAAACTACATTAACAGCCGCTATCACTAAAGTGTTAGCTGCGCAAGGTGGAGCAGAATTTAAAGATTATGCAAATATCGATAATGCACCAGAAGAAAGAGAACGTGGAATTACAATTAACACTTCACACGTTGAATATAAAACAAAAAATAGACACTACGCTCACGTAGACTGTCCAGGTCATGCTGACTACGTTAAAAACATGATTACAGGTGCTGCACAAATGGATGGAGCAATCTTAGTTGTTGCTGCAACTGATGGACCAATGCCTCAAACAAGAGAACACATCTTGCTTTCAAGACAAGTTGGAGTTCCAGCTATTGTTGTATTTTTAAATAAATGTGACATGGTTGATGATGAAGAATTAATTGACTTAGTTGAAATGGAAGTTAGAGAGTTATTAACTCAATACGAATTTGATGGAGATTCAGCACCAGTTATTAGAGGATCTGCATTAGGTGCTTTAAATGGTGAACAAAAATGGGTTGACCGTGTTAATGAATTAATGGCTGCTGTTGATGAATACATTCCAACTCCAACTCGTGATACAGATAAAACATTCTTAATGCCTGTTGAAGACGTATTTACAATTACAGGACGTGGAACTGTTGCAACTGGTAGAGTTGAACGTGGAAAAATTAAAGTTGGGGACAACATTGAAATTGTTGGACTAGTTGCTGAACCTAAAACAGTTGTTGTTACTGGATTAGAAATGTTTAGAAAATTATTAGATTTTGCTGAAGCTGGAGATAACGTTGGAGCATTATTACGTGGAGTTGAAAGAGACGACATCGAACGTGGTCAAGTTATTGCAAAACCAGGAACTATTAAACCTCATACAGAATTAGAAGTTCAAGTTTATGCGCTAACTCAAGAAGAAGGTGGAAGACACAAACCATTCTTTAACAAATACCGTCCACAATTCTACTTCCGTACAACTGATGTTACTGGAGAAGTAAAATTAAAAGCTGGTACAGACATGGTTATGCCTGGAGATAACGTTGAATTAACAATTTCTCTAATTAAACCAATTGCTGTTGAACAAGGAACAAAATTCTCAATCCGTGAAGGTGGAAGAACTATTGGAGCCGGAACAGTTATTAAAATTGTTAAATAA